The Phlebotomus papatasi isolate M1 chromosome 3, Ppap_2.1, whole genome shotgun sequence genomic sequence agggtaaaataaacatttccggaatgttattttaactttttcggatttctctcagtgtagcgcGACTATAGAACACCTTTTTACAGTGTTCCCTACTTGGTGGGAAATGTACAGCTCGTAATTCTTgtctgagaaaaaaatctaaaaagattttcaattttcataagtATACgttttctatatatatataaatatatatattatatatattatatatcccgcgaccccaatagggataagcggttgaaaatgaatgaatatattatatatatatatatatattatatatattttcatatatagttaaaccaaaaaaaaaacggagaaAATTGTGAAAGAGGAGCTTTTTTAGGAGTTTTTTTATGTGCATATTTTGAGACGAAATATTGACTTTAACACGCTGTaaaagatattaatttttttttttaaataccatttAGACTCAACTAGAAGATAATTTAATTCTGAACagaataagcctttattcatttaaatcggtccataagtttttcttaatctttcccgCAAATTTGAAGGAATTATCAAAATGAGAAGTAAAGAAAACGCGCATTAAAGTTTCGGATGTTCGCTCGAACTCTTATATAAATCTTCTCTCTCTGTATCTTTGGAAATAATTCGAAttgacttctgaaatttttatggtatatttttagatagtttatctaccgatttaaataaaaaaaagaatataaaccACTTTTGACTTTGTAATTTATGCTTCTCTTTTAATAATATCTATTACTTTTAtgtaagaaatttaaattaaattccacAATTTGGGGTTACAGGTAAAGTCTGAAATAAGGTAAATTTTCTgtaagtattttcaaaataataaaaatttatttattttaaacactTAAACACTTAAGCATTTAAAAGTACAGCacttaaaaacaatatttttcgacatttttattttggaatttaaaGAATTCACAGTTGGGATCTCATGTCCCGAGACTGCTTTCAAAAAACTGTATGCGGTGAATACGAGTACTCATAAtagttttatttgaatttaaaaaaatcaaatattttctgtaagcggGTGAGTACAACTCGCATTTCAACgaagatttttaaaaagtaaattgaaatttcgaTTAGAAAGATGTTAAACAAACAAGACAATTATATGGGTATTTTACACTTTCGTTTCGTCTTATAAAATAGATTGGGATTAAGGAAACAAAAAATTCTTCATTTAAACcataataaacatttttagaagaaatgtgcaaaattaaaagtttcttTATCTGAATTACAACGTAACccaaaaaagtaataaaaaaaggatTAGCTAACataatacaataatttttggatttttttctttaggtaACTTTTATAAACTCTTTGACTTCTCTGTGACTTTTGTAATTCTCAATTTtatcttaatatttttcattttcaaatatacAAAAATGGTCCCTTTGAAGGCTAAGACCATcaacacaaaatagaaaattagtACATCAAGAGATATTTTCTGCATCCAATTTAAATGACTGGCTCGAGACTGCAGATGTGCAGCGCCCTTATGTCTAATAACATACTCCGTCCAGTATAGAGCCGTATCCAGTGCAGTCATGGGTCGATCCTTGAATACTTTTGAAATGTGCTGAACAGTATTTCTGTATTTGTGATCGTAAAGCACTTGGTTGATAGTTGTTAAGAGACTTTCTTCAGTTAACGTATATAGATCTAATACTATGGCCCAGCCTTCCTGTTGTGCCGTGATTAAGTTGCTTCTCTGATCAGCAAAGAAGGGAATTCCAATTACGGGAATACTGTTATATTTGGCTTCATTCATGGCACCCATACCACCATGACATATGAAAAGTTTAACCTTTTTCTGAGCTGAAATATGCAAGAACATAATCATAGAGCGAATGAAAGATTTATAGGCGTTCTAAAACTTATACCTAAAATATCAGATTGTGGTAACCACTTCTCAATCAAAACGTTGTCCGGGTGGTTGGGCAACTGATCATCTTCCCACTTAAAAACTACTTTTTGTTTAAGTTTGGAGAATACATTCAAAATAGTATCTAGAATCCTAGGAGGAAGGAAAGTTGACTTCATGATCGAGCCTAAGCTGAAGTATATCACTCCTTGTTCTGCATTATCTATAAATTCTTGGATTTTCTACACAgacaaaactttaataaaaacaattattattGTATTTGTATAAAGATCATTTACCTGGGGTAGTGGATCAGGTTGTTGTTTAATGTTGATACCTGCAACTGGAACGACAGCCGGAACGTAAGGTCTGGGTGAACTAATACTGAAGTGATCATTTACGAAGAACAAACTGatgttcttcttcattttttcaaaTGACTTGTATCTTGAACTGGGAAAATTTGCCCTAAAACCAAAACAAGAGATATAATGAGTGCTCTTTAATGCATTTCATTTGATTATTACTCGTAATAAACTCCCTCTCTCCAGTCGATGACTTTCCAAATAATCTTTTCTACAGTCacgaaaaaataattcagtAATCGATTAAAAAAGGTCATTCCATTGACATTGCCGAGGAGAAAATGCGGCACTATCGCTACAGTGGATGGATTTCCACTTATTTCGTTGACTATTTCCGTCGGTGGTACTGATGAGATCGTGATCACTGGACAGTGAAAGTGATCACCGAGTCCAATCAGGAAGTTGTTGAAAAACATTTCTAATAAAATCAGATCATATGACTCTTCAGCAATCATTTGGAATTCCTCTGTATGAAGAGTTGCATTTGCTGCTTGCAGACTTTGGCGAACTGAGTCTATAAGAAGTCTGAGGGTTCCAAAGTAGGACCATCCTTCAGTAAGAAATTTTTCCATGGCATCTAATTaagaaataaactaaaataatTAGACTAACTCTATAGATTtagtaatttaataattatactAACTCTAtagatttaataatttaataattagaCTAACTATAGTACTACTGCTCGCAAAATGTAAATAATGCTTTTTACAAATAAGTAAGCAAAATCAAGATCACAATATAAAGTTCGGGATTATGGCATATTTTGTGGATTtattagcaataaaaattatgtgCATTTTATAGACTATAGAGTAGTATTTATAGTATTCTTagaattgataaataaataggaTATTGCTGTTTTTCTGTGGAGTCACACGCACACAGTTAATAAAGAAGTGCGCGTGCACAGAGAACATGATATTgataataaattcattaaaaaaaatcataaaaattaatattaaaatatttttaattaatttttactaaaatttatgaGAACGAAAATTCCGCAAGGTTTATCGGTCACTGTGAAACCTTGTTTTAAAAACCGATATTTTTAGACTACAAATAAAGCGCTAAGTCTtatcgattaacttttttagtCTAAAGCCGGTTTATACGTATGTGAGAATCATATTACCTCTTTGATCAATTGTGGCTCCTGTCGCAACTTTGATGTGACGATATGTTTTAACAGGTATATCCAGATTAAAACTGCTCAAAACTGTCACCTAAACAGgtgttaattaaaaatattgtaagaATATCCTTCAAGATTCATGTAATCATAACAAGATTCCCTACTTCATGTCCATTCTCCACTAGACCCCTTATAAGCCCTGATGCAAAAATAAAATGCGAGTGAATTGGTGTTGGAAACACACAGAGAATTTTGGAGGCaaaacactgaggaaaaaatataaacactgAAGTGCATAATATGCTCACAAAGCGAGACATTCTTTTGACCTTGGCGAATTCAACAAACAACACAATAATATCGCGATTTTCGCGCAGTGATGCACGGCTTCGTGTCTATATTTCTTCGAAGTTGCGTTTATACTGCGTTTACTTTATTGGTATCAGAATGTCTGGACTGAAACAATGTGACTGAGaatataacattttaattataatgTGTTAAaataacacaaagaaaaaaaacgatcTCTTCATTTTTTCGATTTTCGTCGCGAAGCAGATCATACAGATCATAGTGACGACTAAAAGTTCATCTCGAAAATGAATTTGTTGACATTATCATAGTGCAGAGTATTTCCAAGCATTTCTAAATTTCAAATAGGGTTTGATTTATTCTTCAACAAGAAAAACAACAATTTAACCCGATGAGCTTATGGTAACGGAGATAATTTTAAGACAACCtctatttatataatttcttgAATAAATAATCTAgctgatattttttataatatcaGCTTCTGTGATTTGAGGTGAAATATAACCACGTAAGATCATTCTCAAAATTTGTATGTAAATGTTCTAACTCTCATAAATCACGATTATCATACCCACTAAAATTCGATTTTCGTGGCCGTCTGTCCTGCCGGCCGATTCTACGTAGTATAAACGATAGGTGGTTTTCGGCAGAGGTTAAATAATAATATCGAGTTGACGACAATAGGTGGTGATATCAGATCTAGGCTCCCACCCGACCCCcgcttccgccattttgaaacacccccAATCTTGTTTTTCCAATAACTTAATCCCTATGTGAtcggtctcaaattttagtatattattgCTGGATCATAGAggtttcgaataaaaaaaaaacaaacctctttctcagaatttgaaaaattttagtaatttggaaagcactttttaaattctacaAGTCTTATAAACACCCCACTTTCATCCTATTTGGTCGAAGGTGTCCGATTACtcgaaaaatctttattttcaaaaattcgatgtcAAATATctccattttcaatttaaattaaatttaatagtaGCTGAGgccgagacctttccaatggtggGTCGCACTCTGTCCTTGCTTTTACCTTGACCTGAGCTGTAAATGAAAATAACCTAACTGAACCATactgagaaataaaatttttttgcacaattttcaagGCGGAAAGCTGTAAATTGAGGTTTTTCATAAGAATGTTGAAGGGCTTAAATAGACTAAATGAGGTGGAAATCGTGCGCAGGGTGCGAtggtccatctctcctcgaattacTATATATCTTATAGAATATGCAAGCAAAGTTCTTCTGAAAACTATACAAATATTCTGTTCTgcgatttattcaaattttgagaaaaataaagattttgggATAAAATAATAATCGGTGGGTTCATAAATgtttctaaagtttttttttattgcttatatATTTAAATCAGTGCTATTTGTACTATCTGATGGCCAAAGATTTGATAAAATCAGTAGTTAACGTATAAATAATAGTATAAGAGTCAAGTTTTCAGCAGCTATTTCCAGTTGAAGTATAACCATTTACAAGTTAAGTGTAATTTTTAGAATGTCGTTAAAactgaaaatttgcataacattGGCAATATGTTTTGTGTTTGTTCAAGATGCGATGCAAATTCAACTTAGTAGTGAACTTCAGCTTCTGTCTCCTCATGTGAAAGAATTTCTGCCCCAGCTTGGAAGATTGGCTCAGTTGGAGACTGACAGTGATGAATCCTTTACCGGGGGCTTTACACGAATTCTGGCTTCTGCTGGAAAATGCATGCAAATTGGTCGGAATATTTCTCGCAAAGTGCTTGATATCCTTAATGCTGCAAACCGGAGTGATCTAATGGAAATGAGTGCAAGTCTTAACGAGCTATTTGAGGAATATGCAGATTGTAAATTCTAGAATAACACTTATTTTCTGCACAatcatttaaaatgattttttttttggtaaattgaaTGGCAAAATAAAGATATCAAATGTGCAAAATGGTCAATttattgtcagaaaaacttTAGTGCAGAAGAGATAAAGAAGAGGGTAGattttgtttaaaagaaaaGGAAACCCAGCTGAAAAATGCAACTGAAGGATGCATGGAAtggagaagaaaagaaaaagccaCTTCTGGATCGCCTATCTTTTTGCCCCTTGTCGAGTGCTATTTAACCACAAACAGAGGATGAGGACTGGTATCAAATATTAAATTGCTTTCAACTTCAACGAAATGCGACACAAGGGGATACACTTCTCCCTTGCACGCAATTCAGACTCGCCTTTTGTacaggaaaaaataataaattagatTTTCGTCATTTTTCCCTCTCACTCTCATCCTATTCTCTCACCCTGTCATCCTGGGTTTTATTGTGAACGCCATTGAAATCGGTGACAACCCGCTAAAAGTTACCCATGGCAGAAAATGCAGCATCAACCACAAAACATAAGCATTGAGAACCATTATATGCTCTGTGGTGGAGGGAAAATCGAGATACATAAGGTTTCAGCACAACATGATGGTGGAAACTTTTCACTTTTGCTGAGGACCATTTCATCCAAGTTATAAATCATTAGAATTAACGCTCTATGAATTATTTAGCTAACAACTTCCTAAAATTGAGATGATAATTATGAGAAATGTATACAGAcggaatttctttttatttttcagtctaagaaaaaatttaatcatatccaaagactttattaaaattatcactagagtctatttattaaataattaggTTAATCctctttttatttgtaaaataatatttatttttgtgatcCTTGAGAATTCTATTATAGAGCTATAAAATTATCGTAGATTCATCGGGAGTACTACGTATTTGCGTGCCTAAGTTCGCTCACAtaatcaaaatttgtttttatcaaaaattagacgcaaaaaaaattaaacgagTTAAGAATCGATATAATCCATTACCCTTTTGTTATCTAGATTGTTAGCTAACAAACTCTTAACGCTCTTCccagaatttataaaatttgcatTGAAATATAGTAAAAATTTGAAAGATAGTTAAATTGAATGAAGAAcactattaataaaaaaaaattggattgctGACTTGAACAGAATTGAAAAGTTGTGGGGCCTTCTTGTTGAAGAGCGACAAAAAGGAGTGATTAAATTAAGAATTTTCTAATCATCTTCTTGACTTCTAGTAACCTCGCGGTAGTGCCTCATCGAGCAACCATAGCTACTGaataaagcaaagaaaattttactcCAGTGATTCTTAATTTCCGGATCCGAAGTGGTCATCGTGTAGCATATAAGTAATTGCTATTTCaggtaaattatgaaaaaaatattaccatTGTTCTAGACACTATTGTTAATGATTTCTATAACTTCAGTATACTGCTAGCCGCGGGGCGCTTTTAAAAATCGGCGCTCAGTTTGCGCGCAACTGCGACGTGATTTAAATTCca encodes the following:
- the LOC129807555 gene encoding UDP-glycosyltransferase UGT4-like: MSRFVSILCTSVFIFFPQCFASKILCVFPTPIHSHFIFASGLIRGLVENGHEVTVLSSFNLDIPVKTYRHIKVATGATIDQRDAMEKFLTEGWSYFGTLRLLIDSVRQSLQAANATLHTEEFQMIAEESYDLILLEMFFNNFLIGLGDHFHCPVITISSVPPTEIVNEISGNPSTVAIVPHFLLGNVNGMTFFNRLLNYFFVTVEKIIWKVIDWREGVYYEANFPSSRYKSFEKMKKNISLFFVNDHFSISSPRPYVPAVVPVAGINIKQQPDPLPQKIQEFIDNAEQGVIYFSLGSIMKSTFLPPRILDTILNVFSKLKQKVVFKWEDDQLPNHPDNVLIEKWLPQSDILAQKKVKLFICHGGMGAMNEAKYNSIPVIGIPFFADQRSNLITAQQEGWAIVLDLYTLTEESLLTTINQVLYDHKYRNTVQHISKVFKDRPMTALDTALYWTEYVIRHKGAAHLQSRASHLNWMQKISLDVLIFYFVLMVLAFKGTIFVYLKMKNIKIKLRITKVTEKSKSL